The Procambarus clarkii isolate CNS0578487 chromosome 76, FALCON_Pclarkii_2.0, whole genome shotgun sequence genome includes a window with the following:
- the LOC123771499 gene encoding PTB domain-containing engulfment adapter protein 1 produces the protein MGKLTQRLKEAKDSTPPVSPSSNKNWIHPPEALQKGHIAYLVKFLGSTEVDQPKGIEVVKEGIRKLKFNQQLKKAEGSKTPKVELTVSIDGVAIHEPKTKRNLHQYPLHRISYCADDKAEKRFFSFIAKEADSDKHTCFVFVSDKLAEEITLTIGQAFDLAYRRFVETSGREVEMRRQLLLLQKRVQGLEDENQILKTRITQMATLKNRPDVEEYMKENNISDLLTLNGESSTDPESLCEPLASTSGISPPPVPPRNTPKQDEDSTLIQDILSSPITSNGADDDDFNPRAEEALTTNVDVMNSSSSNGSDEAHDEDDDFDPRAEEKKPPSFANVPTPELNGFTSLPALVPPPRPARALEHPAHNGLSDDIFDPSGDPFGSVAFSPPSNSNDALAQFIEMKAGFSRGLSFGTTDDDFTLESLDPLKN, from the exons ATGGGTAAGCTTACCCAGCGACTCAAGGAGGCCAAGGACTCCACCCCTCCTGTTTCTCCATCTT CCAACAAGAACTGGATTCATCCCCCGGAGGCACTGCAGAAAGGTCACATTGCCTACCTGGTTAAA TTCCTTGGGAGCACAGAAGTGGACCAACCAAAGGGCATCGAGGTGGTGAAAGAGGGCATTCGTAAACTTAAGTTCAATCAGCAGCTGAAGAAGGCTGAAGGCAGCAAGACTCCAAAAGTAGAACTGACTGTGTCCATCGATGGAGTTGCTATACATGAACCTAAAACTAAG CGAAATCTCCACCAGTACCCACTGCATAGGATCAGTTATTGTGCGGATGACAAGGCCGAGAAGCGGTTCTTCAGTTTCATTGCCAAGGAGGCCGATTCTGATAAACACACATGCTTTGTCTTTGTCAGCGACAAGTTG GCTGAAGAAATCACTCTAACGATTGGCCAGGCCTTTGACTTAGCATATCGGCGGTTTGTGGAGACTTCAGGCCGCGAGGTAGAGATGCGTCGTCAGCTGCTTTTGCTACAGAAGCGTGTGCAAGGGCTGGAGGATGAGAACCAAATACTAAAGACTCGTATCACACAAATGGCCACCTTAAAGAACAGACCAGATGTGGAAGAGTACATGAAAGAAAACAAT ATCTCTGATTTGCTGACACTGAATGGTGAGAGCAGCACTGATCCTGAGTCGCTGTGTGAGCCGCTAGCTTCGACTAGTGGCATCAGCCCGCCACCCGTTCCACCAAGGAACACTCCAAAGCAAGACGAAGACTCGACTCTAATCca AGATATATTATCAAGCCCAATAACTTCAAATGGTGCCGATGATGATGATTTTAACCCGCGGGCGGAAGAAGCACTAACGACTAATGTGGATGttatgaacagctcctccagcaatGGTAGCGATGAAGCTCATGATGAAGATGATGATTTTGATCCCAGAGCAGAGGAAAAGAAGCCTCCGTCATTTGCCAATGTTCCTACACCTGAGTTAAATGGCTTTACTTCTCTACCAGCTCTGG TTCCTCCTCCTCGACCAGCTAGAGCTCTTGAGCATCCTGCGCATAATGGTTTGTCAGATGACATATTTGACCCAAGTGGAGATCCTTTTGGATCTGTGGCCTTCTCCCCTCCTAGCAACAGTAACGATGCCCTTGCACAATTCATTGAAATGAAG GCTGGGTTCAGTCGGGGACTTTCCTTTGGCACTACAGATGATGACTTTACTCTCGAGAGTTTGGATCCACTGAAgaactaa